In one Echinicola marina genomic region, the following are encoded:
- a CDS encoding JAB domain-containing protein codes for MDTQSKNIVSNKVAEIVLSYRPKVKLSQVPKITSSKEAYDVLLENWDKSKLQFVEQFKVMLLNRSNRVLGVVDVSTGGTSGTVADPKIIFAAAVKSNSSGMILVHNHPSGNRFPSNADNNLTERMVKLGKLMELPVLDHIIVTSESYYSYADEGGL; via the coding sequence ATGGATACCCAAAGCAAAAATATCGTTTCCAACAAAGTAGCCGAAATCGTCCTTAGTTACCGGCCCAAAGTCAAGCTCTCCCAAGTCCCTAAAATCACCTCTTCCAAAGAAGCCTATGATGTCCTTTTGGAAAACTGGGATAAGTCAAAACTGCAGTTCGTAGAACAGTTTAAAGTGATGTTGCTTAATCGTTCCAACAGGGTTCTTGGAGTCGTTGATGTCTCGACGGGCGGAACCTCTGGAACTGTTGCTGATCCAAAAATCATTTTTGCAGCTGCGGTAAAATCGAATAGCTCAGGAATGATTTTGGTCCACAACCATCCTTCTGGAAATAGATTCCCAAGTAATGCCGATAACAATTTGACTGAACGAATGGTCAAACTGGGTAAATTGATGGAATTGCCGGTTCTGGATCATATAATTGTTACCAGTGAATCCTATTATTCCTATGCTGATGAAGGAGGGCTTTAA
- a CDS encoding glycoside hydrolase family 140 protein encodes MKTLFFTFSALLLSLCSLAQSNLTVSDNGRFLVYQDGTPFFYLGDTAWELFHRLNRGEAYLYLKDRAGKGFTVIQAVVLAEHNGLEEPNAYGELPLTDNDPAKPNEAYFKHVDFVIEKAAELNLHIALLPTWGDKVFKNKWGVGPEIFNPENAYKYGRFIGNRYKHNRNIIWVIGGDRNPREDSDDVEIWRAMARGIVETVGGNDKALMTFHPQTASSTWFHEDEWLDFNMLQTSHCADTKVWEKISHDYNLKPVKPTMDGEPMYEEIPVCFDLEKNGYSDPNDVRRKAYLSLFAGAHGHTYGCNNVWQMYAPERKRHISATRPWYESLDLPGASSMTFVRKLMESRPMLDRIPDPSMIVSSSDHYRERVMATRGNDYAFIYSSSGHPFEVVMGRISGKRVKASWYNPRTGETTIAGVYKNKGVRKFTPPSQGNEHDWVLIMDDVKRAY; translated from the coding sequence ATGAAAACGTTATTTTTCACCTTTTCGGCCCTTCTTCTTTCTCTTTGCAGTCTCGCCCAATCGAATCTGACGGTGAGCGACAATGGCCGCTTTCTTGTCTACCAGGATGGGACACCTTTTTTCTATCTTGGCGACACGGCCTGGGAACTTTTCCACCGGCTGAACAGGGGAGAGGCTTACCTGTACCTGAAAGACCGAGCTGGCAAAGGATTTACGGTAATTCAGGCGGTAGTGCTTGCCGAGCATAACGGACTGGAAGAACCAAACGCCTACGGAGAGCTTCCTTTGACTGACAATGATCCCGCAAAGCCCAACGAAGCGTATTTCAAGCACGTGGATTTTGTCATTGAAAAGGCGGCTGAGCTGAATTTGCACATTGCGCTGTTGCCCACCTGGGGAGATAAAGTCTTCAAAAACAAGTGGGGTGTAGGTCCTGAAATTTTTAATCCGGAAAATGCTTATAAATATGGCAGGTTCATCGGCAACCGGTACAAGCACAATCGCAATATCATTTGGGTAATAGGCGGGGATAGAAATCCCAGAGAAGACAGCGACGATGTAGAGATCTGGCGGGCGATGGCCAGAGGGATTGTGGAAACTGTGGGCGGAAATGACAAGGCATTAATGACATTTCACCCGCAGACCGCGTCGTCGACCTGGTTTCATGAAGACGAATGGCTGGACTTTAATATGCTCCAGACCAGCCATTGTGCCGACACAAAAGTATGGGAAAAGATAAGCCACGACTACAACCTGAAGCCAGTAAAACCTACGATGGATGGAGAACCGATGTATGAAGAGATCCCTGTCTGCTTTGATCTGGAAAAAAATGGTTACTCCGATCCGAACGATGTAAGAAGAAAGGCTTATCTCAGCTTATTCGCAGGAGCACACGGTCATACTTATGGGTGCAACAACGTCTGGCAAATGTATGCCCCAGAGCGCAAACGCCACATTTCCGCTACCAGACCCTGGTATGAATCGCTGGATCTGCCTGGTGCCAGTTCTATGACTTTTGTAAGAAAGCTGATGGAGTCGCGCCCGATGCTGGACCGCATACCTGATCCATCTATGATCGTGAGCAGTTCTGATCATTACCGGGAGCGCGTTATGGCTACACGAGGAAACGACTACGCCTTTATCTATTCCTCTTCAGGACATCCCTTTGAAGTTGTCATGGGCAGAATATCGGGAAAAAGAGTAAAGGCCAGTTGGTACAACCCCAGAACCGGCGAAACAACCATCGCCGGAGTTTACAAAAACAAAGGCGTTAGAAAATTCACTCCACCTTCTCAGGGCAACGAGCACGATTGGGTGCTGATCATGGACGATGTAAAAAGGGCTTATTAA
- a CDS encoding glycoside hydrolase family 3 C-terminal domain-containing protein: protein MKFSNHIKYSTLLLLSSFLTINLSCTTDKHPRLGESPVQEVIDAMTIEEKSLIVTGAKRREVVPVPLPGRKQKNITAVGGYTYPFVHLGIPSIMLSDGPAGLRIAPHRPEDPETYYCTAFPVGTLVASSWDPQLVEKVGNAMGHEALEYGVDILLSPAMNIHRDPLGGRSFEYYSEDPLISGKMGAALVRGIQSQGIGTAVKHFVANNQETNRRTIDAVVNQRALREIYLRGFEIAVKEGDPWTVMSSYNKVNGTYTPQSEELLEIILRKEWGFDGFVLTDWYGGDDPVEQMKAGNDLLMPGLQDWSDAIAEALENGSLEMEAVDRNIARILDVITRTSTYKDYSYSNKPNFKESIKIAREAAGESMVLLKNDTDILPLEPDIKKVAPFGNYSYKLTVGGTGSGMVNNEYSISLAQGLENAGYEIDATLREQYIDYLKKGKPQNLEADSLITAMPKPDSILGELPLDASMIRQKAEECDIAMVSIMRVFGEGGDRKLETFYLTAGEKNLLKNVSEAFRAKGKKVVVVLNIGGVIETASWRDMADAILLAWQPGQEGGNAMADILTGKVNPSGKLATTFPLDYPDVPTAKNFPGTPAENPEKVVHEEGIYVGYRYYDSFAVNPAYEFGFGLSYTDFSYDNLKLSSETFENEIEVTADVKNTGNKAGREVVQLYLAAPGKAMDKPVKELKNFAKTKLLAPGESQTITFVLDARSLASFVSERSAWIAEAGKYTVHVGASSRDIRKSAGFDLEKELTVEKVHKVLVPQEKISEFKRK from the coding sequence ATGAAATTTTCTAATCATATTAAATACTCAACCCTTTTACTTCTCTCTTCTTTCCTCACTATAAATCTATCCTGTACAACGGATAAACACCCCAGGCTGGGCGAAAGCCCGGTACAGGAAGTTATAGATGCTATGACCATAGAAGAAAAATCGCTGATAGTGACCGGCGCCAAAAGGAGGGAGGTAGTGCCAGTGCCCCTGCCGGGAAGAAAACAGAAAAATATAACAGCAGTGGGCGGTTACACCTATCCGTTTGTTCATTTGGGCATCCCTTCCATTATGTTGTCGGATGGTCCTGCGGGACTTCGAATAGCCCCACACCGCCCGGAAGATCCTGAAACTTACTATTGCACGGCATTTCCCGTGGGGACCTTGGTAGCTTCCAGCTGGGATCCGCAGTTGGTGGAAAAGGTGGGGAACGCTATGGGCCATGAAGCGCTGGAATACGGCGTGGATATTTTGTTGTCGCCGGCCATGAACATTCACCGCGATCCGCTGGGAGGGCGAAGTTTTGAATACTATTCCGAAGACCCGCTGATTTCCGGAAAAATGGGAGCCGCATTGGTACGGGGGATACAGTCGCAGGGAATTGGCACGGCCGTCAAGCATTTTGTAGCGAATAACCAGGAAACAAACAGGAGAACCATAGATGCAGTTGTAAACCAAAGGGCATTGCGGGAGATTTATCTGCGGGGTTTTGAAATAGCCGTGAAAGAAGGTGATCCCTGGACGGTAATGTCGTCCTATAATAAAGTGAATGGCACCTATACGCCGCAAAGCGAAGAATTGCTGGAAATCATTTTGCGAAAAGAATGGGGGTTTGATGGATTTGTACTTACCGATTGGTACGGCGGTGATGATCCGGTGGAGCAAATGAAAGCCGGCAACGACCTGCTGATGCCGGGGTTGCAGGACTGGTCAGATGCCATCGCCGAAGCGCTGGAAAACGGTAGCCTTGAGATGGAGGCGGTGGACAGAAATATCGCCCGTATTCTGGATGTAATCACCCGCACCTCTACTTATAAAGATTATTCCTACTCCAATAAACCAAATTTTAAAGAAAGTATAAAAATTGCCCGTGAAGCTGCAGGAGAATCCATGGTATTGTTAAAAAATGATACTGATATTCTGCCATTAGAACCGGATATTAAAAAGGTAGCGCCTTTCGGAAATTATTCCTACAAACTGACCGTAGGGGGCACGGGCAGCGGAATGGTCAACAACGAGTACAGCATATCCTTAGCTCAGGGACTGGAAAATGCGGGGTACGAGATCGATGCTACCCTTCGCGAACAGTACATCGACTACTTGAAAAAAGGAAAACCGCAGAACCTTGAAGCGGATAGTTTGATTACCGCTATGCCAAAACCCGATAGCATACTGGGTGAATTGCCGCTAGATGCGAGCATGATCCGACAGAAAGCGGAGGAATGCGATATTGCCATGGTTAGCATAATGCGGGTGTTTGGCGAAGGAGGCGACCGGAAGCTGGAAACCTTTTACCTGACGGCAGGGGAAAAGAACCTGCTGAAGAATGTGTCGGAAGCATTTAGGGCAAAAGGGAAGAAAGTAGTGGTAGTCCTGAATATTGGCGGAGTGATTGAGACTGCAAGTTGGAGAGATATGGCGGATGCGATATTGCTGGCCTGGCAACCGGGGCAGGAGGGTGGCAATGCTATGGCGGATATCCTCACCGGAAAAGTAAATCCTTCTGGAAAATTAGCTACAACGTTTCCTCTGGATTACCCCGACGTTCCCACCGCGAAGAATTTTCCCGGCACACCCGCTGAAAATCCGGAGAAAGTGGTGCACGAGGAGGGAATTTACGTGGGCTATCGCTATTACGATTCGTTTGCAGTTAATCCGGCTTATGAATTTGGGTTTGGATTGTCTTACACCGATTTTTCTTATGACAACCTGAAGCTGAGTTCAGAAACTTTTGAAAATGAGATTGAAGTAACGGCAGATGTCAAAAACACAGGCAACAAGGCGGGACGGGAAGTGGTACAGTTGTATCTGGCTGCCCCCGGCAAAGCTATGGACAAGCCGGTGAAAGAATTGAAGAATTTTGCAAAAACGAAATTATTGGCGCCCGGCGAATCGCAAACCATTACATTCGTGCTGGATGCACGCTCACTTGCTTCTTTCGTTTCGGAACGAAGCGCATGGATAGCAGAAGCTGGAAAATATACCGTCCATGTGGGGGCTTCTTCCAGAGATATCAGGAAATCTGCCGGTTTCGATCTTGAAAAAGAACTGACGGTGGAAAAAGTGCACAAAGTGCTTGTTCCGCAGGAAAAAATATCGGAGTTCAAAAGGAAATAA
- a CDS encoding GntR family transcriptional regulator → MKNFDIKIDEGSRVPKYQQVANRIYSLIYIEEISNGDKLPSINELSERLYLSRDTIEKAYNWLRKKGVVMAEPSKGYYVNKKKVLHQVGKILYLVNKVSPYKLEVFKTMQEALNKDYDIEFRLFFNDVHIFMDQLGTSFENYDYVVVIPLFHVPKKEHYGLPKQILERIENIPREKLIVLEKKIPDLKENYSCIYQDFEKDINLALTQAINEIKRYGKINLIYPKSYFHSYPIEVKQGFITFCKKNDLAFEVFDVSSLDSCFSAGQAYVVISENDFLEVMIRVKSKKYALGLDIGVISYNDTPIKKLFNVSVLSTDFKKMGELAARCVSERKIIQYKNDFSFIKRSSI, encoded by the coding sequence ATGAAGAACTTTGATATCAAAATCGATGAAGGTTCAAGAGTTCCTAAATATCAACAAGTAGCCAATAGAATTTATTCTCTTATTTACATTGAAGAAATATCCAATGGGGATAAACTTCCTTCAATAAACGAGTTGAGTGAGCGGTTATATCTATCAAGGGACACAATTGAGAAGGCCTATAATTGGCTCCGGAAGAAAGGCGTAGTGATGGCTGAACCTTCAAAAGGTTACTATGTGAATAAAAAGAAAGTCCTACATCAAGTGGGGAAAATACTCTATTTAGTCAATAAAGTAAGTCCTTATAAATTAGAGGTTTTTAAAACAATGCAGGAAGCTCTAAATAAAGATTATGATATTGAATTTCGTCTCTTTTTTAATGATGTCCATATATTTATGGACCAATTAGGAACTTCATTCGAAAACTATGATTATGTAGTGGTTATACCATTATTTCATGTTCCTAAGAAAGAACATTATGGGCTACCTAAACAAATCCTTGAACGTATAGAAAATATCCCAAGGGAAAAGTTGATTGTTTTAGAAAAGAAAATTCCTGATCTAAAAGAAAATTATAGTTGCATCTATCAGGATTTTGAAAAGGATATCAATTTGGCCCTTACTCAAGCGATTAATGAAATCAAGCGATATGGAAAGATCAATCTTATATACCCAAAAAGCTATTTTCATAGCTATCCCATAGAAGTGAAACAAGGCTTTATCACTTTTTGTAAAAAAAATGATTTGGCTTTCGAAGTGTTTGATGTCTCATCTCTGGATAGTTGTTTTAGTGCTGGCCAGGCTTATGTCGTGATTAGTGAAAATGATTTTTTAGAAGTTATGATTCGAGTAAAATCAAAAAAATATGCCTTGGGGCTAGACATAGGTGTAATCAGTTATAATGATACTCCAATTAAAAAATTGTTTAATGTTTCGGTATTGTCAACAGACTTTAAAAAAATGGGAGAGTTAGCAGCAAGATGTGTTTCTGAAAGAAAAATTATTCAATATAAAAATGACTTTTCTTTTATAAAGAGGAGCTCTATATGA